A region from the Sebastes umbrosus isolate fSebUmb1 chromosome 18, fSebUmb1.pri, whole genome shotgun sequence genome encodes:
- the LOC119476812 gene encoding cysteine-rich protein 2-like, with protein sequence MMSSWRRGYVNEESTGGCEHPPPPHPPLRCVCWSCRQRGRRADGPPVNRLAVFVPTELNMASKCPKCEKTVYFAEKVSSLGKDWHKFCLKCERCNKTLNPGGHAEHDGTPYCHKPCYAALFGPKGVNIGGAGSYVYDAPANEAPAAVSMETDAKPEKQKKAPPVRGPVKAASFSSFSGGPNICPRCNKTVYFAEKVSSLGKNWHRPCLRCERCSKTLAAGSHAEHDGQPYCHKPCYAVLFGPKGVNTGGVGSYIYDEPEAEAEAQP encoded by the exons ATGATGTCATCCTGGAGGCGGGGTTATGTTAATGAGGAGTCAACGGGAGGGTGtgagcatcctcctcctcctcatcctcctctgagGTGTGTCTGCTGGAgctgcagacagagaggcagacggGCAGACGGACCTCCGGTAAACCGACTCGCTGTCTTTGTTCCCACCGAACTGAACATGGCGTCAAAATGTCCCAAATGCGAGAAGACGGTGTATTTCG CGGAGAAGGTGTCGTCTTTGGGGAAAGACTGGCACAAGTTCTGTCTGAAGTGTGAACGCTGCAACAAGACGCTGAATCCAGGAGGCCACGCCGAG CACGACGGGACGCCGTACTGCCACAAGCCGTGCTACGCCGCCCTCTTCGGACCAAAAG GCGTGAACATCGGTGGAGCCGGTTCCTACGTGTACGACGCTCCCGCCAACGAAGCCCCTGCTGccgtttccatggaaacagatGCCAAACCAGAGAAGCAGAAAAAAGCCCCCCCCGTACGGGGACCGGTGAAGG CTGCGAGCTTCTCGTCTTTCTCTGGAGGACCCAACATCTGCCCCAGATGCAACAAGACGGTTTACTTCG ctgagAAGGTGTCGTCTCTCGGGAAGAACTGGCATCGGCCCTGTCTGCGCTGCGAGAGATGCAGTAAGACCCTGGCTGCCGGCAGCCACGCCGAG CATGATGGACAGCCTTACTGCCACAAACCGTGCTACGCCGTCCTGTTTGGGCCCAAAG GTGTGAACACTGGAGGTGTCGGCAGCTACATCTACGATGAACCTGAAGCTGAAGCTGAAGCTCAGCCCTGA